One Choristoneura fumiferana chromosome 25, NRCan_CFum_1, whole genome shotgun sequence genomic region harbors:
- the LOC141442513 gene encoding transient receptor potential cation channel subfamily A member 1-like, whose amino-acid sequence MPKDVEQGLLEVTQSIPLIPLPARNSDYFPESVDPEREREPLLVTSKHSSLYSNPSYAHAHGADSEPTSPTESQFADIVRRSHLPRYQAGWTELHHASAMNLGFRIRVLLNAGHDPNICDDRGRTALDVAGYAHYRRKKIVDLSDVIRMLLEADGTFNTMKGIIDNVDTPLHTAVEIRCLSSIRLLLDAGASVACLNSVGLTPLHLCVKYKLDEAFKVLLSHRCEDLVSLAERANTRDQAGFTLLQASVVADWLPGVCTVLDAGADVTATSNLPFHRYKNITLEDDLNLVYRLEQIHETPLHLAADRSDQEILEVLLGASIESVDIFNKIDQTPLYIALRGGHLSCVKALIRKGANIYRVSTENNNALHAAIQFGHKEVVEYILNYDDEATNVMIQSYDKRGYAPIHIAAMNNHQDCIRLLYQRNASLSVKTKGEFITDWTPLQIAASKNCSEVVGLILDLEPRAIDDVDDKNRTALHLAADRCHREVASTILRKGAVLSNPLETDKKRKTVIETISTKLPNSTQFFEEVFDEFIVSKLPESGETGCEISIDYGVLIKDHGTSQIKVLEELVRCGQKKILMHPLIESLIYLKWKTLVPFFYVIVAIYAIFALTLNFVLIVCFSDKNKESFISSDMLYAPLLLVTIQEFLFIYVKRHHYFLGVENWVKLGSLILALILLCADQEAWLEDEWLRHVATGALLLSWSHMTYLLSRFPYWGYYLLMFSKVASNIFKILLTCIFLLIAFSLSFMVQYHAYPPFDGAWESFIKTIVMMTSEYDYKELFGADHKELTYSKLIVHVLFVLFLILVSMVFMNFMIGVAVSDVADLKMAGDVRRLKKQVKFLSSLDLFVFGGIFRSLVHKKFHCRRFIRKFISGLADLIENSKVGKGLEIRTKFGDIMDRLDALTVALNDVKDQVKDAVPSAFEPVGMARDDGKRPDGVTLVPWKLGRALAWTLHALILSRCPTSRQLAQKPALRLIRLKYSSAAIIFIVLEHNASTFAKWQDEEYVDTSDLNAPFM is encoded by the exons ATGCCTAAAG ACGTAGAGCAGGGACTACTGGAGGTGACGCAGAGTATCCCGTTGATTCCTCTGCCAGCGAGGAACTCTGACTACTTCCCAGAGTCCGTAGACCCGGAAAG GGAGCGGGAACCTTTGCTTGTGACTTCGAAGCATAGTTCTCTTTACTCGAACCCGTCCTATGCGCACGCACACGGGGCAGACAGCGAACCGACTAGCCCCACGGAATCCCAGTTTGCTGACATTGTGAGACGCAG tcaccTGCCACGGTACCAAGCAGGATGGACGGAGCTCCACCACGCAAGCGCAATGAACCTCGGCTTCCGCATTCGGGTTCTACTAAATGCAG GCCATGACCCGAACATCTGTGATGACCGAGGAAGGACAGCCCTTGACGTTGCCGGCTACGCACACTACCGGCGCAAGAAAATCGTTGA TTTATCAGATGTCATCAGGATGCTCCTTGAGGCTGACGGTACATTCAACACCATGAAAGGAATCATTGACAACGTAGATACTCCTCTCCATACAGCCGTGGAGATCAGATGTCTGTCATCCATCAGGCTCCTCTTAGACGCCGGCGCTTCTGTGGCCTGCCTAAACAGTGTTGGTTTGACACCATTACATCTCTGTGTGAAGTACAAGCTGGATGAAGCTTTTAAG gtATTATTAAGCCATAGATGCGAAGACCTGGTATCTTTGGCAGAACGAGCCAACACAAGAGACCAGGCCGGCTTCACACTCCTCCAGGCTTCCGTCGTAGCAGACTGGTTACCAGGCGTATGCACTGTTCTAGACGCTGGTGCTGATGTAACTGCTACCTCTAACTTACCATTTCACCGTTACAAGAATATTACTCTAGAAGATGATTTGAATCTCGTTTACCGCTTAGAACAG ATACATGAAACGCCTTTACATTTAGCAGCGGATCGCAGCGATCAAGAAATACTTGAAGTACTACTAGGCGCCTCAATAGAGTCCGTCGATATCTTCAATAAAATCGACCAGACTCCGTTATACATAGCACTTCGAGGTGGACACCTCAGTTGTGTTAAAGCTTTAATAAGAAAGGGAGCCAACATTTACAGGGTTTCCACggaaaataataatgcattgCACGCGGCAATTCAATTTGGGCACAAGGAAGTTGTAGAATACATACTTAACTATGATGATGAGGCAACTAATGTCATGATTCAGTCATATGACAAACGCGGCTATGCTCCTATACACATCGCAGCAATGAATAATCACCAGGATTGTATTAGGCTACTGTATCAAAGAAATGCTAGTTTATCAGTTAAAACTAAGGGAGAGTTTATAACAGATTGGACGCCGTTACAAATAGCTGCTTCTAAAAACTGCTCAGAAGTTGTTGGACTTATACTTGATCTAGAACCAAGAGCTATTGACGATGTTGATGATAAAAATCGAACTGCTTTACATTTGGCTGCCGATCGGTGCCACCGTGAAGTGGCTTCAACTATTTTACGCAAGGGTGCTGTCTTGTCAAATCCTTTGGAAACTGATAAAAAACGGAAGACCGTTATAGAAACAATATCTACCAAGCTTCCTAATTCAACACAATTTTTTGAAGAAGTGTTTGATGAATTTATTGTATCCAAGTTACCAGAGTCAGGAGAAACTGGGTGTGAGATCAGTATAGACTATGGAGTTTTAATAAAAGATCATGGTACAAGTCAAATTAAAGTATTGGAGGAACTAGTCAGATGTGGTCAGAAGAAGATATTAATGCATCCTCTTATAGAAAGTCTTATTTACCTAAAATGGAAAACTTTGGTGCCATTCTTTTACGTTATTGTAGCAATTTACGCAATATTTGCATTGAcgctaaactttgttttaatagTTTGCTTCAGCGACAAAAATAAAGAATCATTTATTAGTAGCGACATGCTGTATGCTCCTTTACTTTTAGTAACTATTCAG gaatttttatttatatacgtaAAGCGGCATCATTATTTTCTTGGTGTTGAGAACTGGGTCAAATTGGGCTCTCTTATCCTTGCTCTCATTCTACTGTGTGCTGATCAAGAAGCTTGGTTAGAGGACGAATGGCTGAGACATGTAGCGACCGGCGCCTTACTACTGTCTTGGTCCCACATGACTTATCTTCTGTCAAGATTTCCATATTGGGGCTATTATCTGCTGATGTTTAGCAAAGTTGCCAGTAACATTTTTAAG ataCTACTTACCTGCATCTTTCTGTTGATTGCATTTTCATTAAGTTTTATGGTGCAGTATCACGCTTATCCACCTTTCGATGGCGCATGGGAGTCTTTCATTAAAACCATAGTAATGATGACATCAGAGTATGACTACAAAGAACTATTCGGCGCTGATCACAAAGAACTGACTTATTCCAAATTGATAGTTCACgtgttatttgtattatttttaatattggtaTCAATGGTATTTATGAATTTCATGATCGGCGTAGCTGTGAGTGATGTGGCTGATTTAAAAATGGCTGGAGACGTCCGAAGACTCAAGAAACAAGTAAAATTTCTAAGTTCCCTTGACCTTTTTGTTTTTGGAGGGATCTTTAGGAGCCTGGTTCACAAAAAATTTCACTGTAGAAGGTTTATTAGAAAATTCATATCAGGCCTTGC TGATCTGATTGAGAACTCTAAAGTTGGGAAAGGGTTGGAAATTAGAACTAAGTTTGGTGATATAATGGATAGATTAGATGCATTGACAGTGGCTTTAAATGATGTTAAAGACCAAGTAAAAGATGCAG